TCACGGTGAGCGGCGGCCACAGCAATGTATTTCTCAGCCCAGTAACGGAGACCTTCCTGACGTTCCTCAGCTAACGGTCGCAATTTGCCAGGCACTCCCATCACCATAGAGCCGGGAGGCACGATCATTCCAGGTGGGACTACTGCGCCTGCGGCGACAATGGAGCGGCGCCCGATCACAGCACCATCAAGAATGGTAGAACTCATGCCGATCAGGCATTCATCCTCAATCGTACAGGCGTGAATCATGGCCCTATGCCCCACCGTTACGTAATCGCCAATGATGACAGGTAAATCATCGGCCAAGTGAATCACGCTACCATCTTGAATGTTGGATCCTTCTCCAATGATGATCTTTTCAATATCACCGCGCATGACGCATTGATAAAGCACACAGGATCTTGGTCCAATTCGAACGTCACCCATCACGTCGGCGGACGGA
This genomic stretch from Opitutia bacterium ISCC 52 harbors:
- a CDS encoding gamma carbonic anhydrase family protein is translated as MTYQERLDKYLSRTPQIDPTAWIAPSADVMGDVRIGPRSCVLYQCVMRGDIEKIIIGEGSNIQDGSVIHLADDLPVIIGDYVTVGHRAMIHACTIEDECLIGMSSTILDGAVIGRRSIVAAGAVVPPGMIVPPGSMVMGVPGKLRPLAEERQEGLRYWAEKYIAVAAAHRERFGEKNH